From the genome of Silurus meridionalis isolate SWU-2019-XX chromosome 12, ASM1480568v1, whole genome shotgun sequence, one region includes:
- the LOC124394288 gene encoding olfactory receptor 52B2-like → MEQQFSNNTFSFNLQIAKFDIPSQAIYPVFIIGALIYLFAVFCNVAILTLIVTQQSLHKPMFYILFSLPLTDLMGITCALPRVLLDIVTQTNTIYYPTCVLQGFLLHIYGSSVLFILAAMSFDRYIAICKPLRYNSIMGPYTVGGVIALAWGLAVAVIVVLFSLQARLTKCKTFIFNVYCSNNTLLQLSCAGDLTVNNVYGLAMTGFVQAISVSIQLFSYIQILKACLSNTQFDARSKAVNTCLGQIIVFVMYEIVSTFTVLSYRFQNIPPNAQQICGMLIFTVLPVFNPIIYGMKTRDIRNSFIIVLKSEGDGTACQFLGLGNGLPRGFLRGVVPFSNLTCSVQDSLKGLEAQPTATRALAPLFFLRGVKGSCDLCLCQARYNLAANEQKVPLSSKLDERFLTPVSQPPGSLAILLTRWSSGFRRAKSKQQRSSGTSYTTLTGLLSGCSSKLNPAPSIGRHKSVKVLGRTFSVNPVVIQKSSAPTSRLLESLQGT, encoded by the exons ATGGAGCAGCAATTTTCCAATAACACGTTCAGTTTCAACCTTCAAATTGCAAAATTTGATATTCCTTCTCAAGCCATTTATCCTGTTTTTATCATTGGAGCACTGATCTATTTGTTTGcagtgttctgtaatgtagcaATACTAACTTTAATTGTTACACAGCAAAGCCTCCATAAAcctatgttttacattttgttcagtcTTCCGCTTACAGATTTAATGGGAATTACATGTGCTTTGCCAAGAGTTCTTCTGGATATTgttacacaaacaaatacaatatattaccCGACATGTGTCCTGCAAGGTTTTTTGCTTCATATATATGGAAGTAGTGTACTTTTTATCCTAGCAGCCATGTCATTTGATCGATACATTGCAATATGCAAGCCACTCAGATATAACTCAATTATGGGTCCATATACAGTTGGTGGTGTGATTGCACTGGCTTGGGGCCTTGCTGTTGCTGTGATTGTTGTCTTGTTTTCTCTTCAGGCAAGACTTACAAAATGtaagacatttatttttaatgtgtattgTAGCAATAATACACTGTTACAGCTCTCATGTGCTGGTGACCTCACCGTGAACAATGTTTATGGATTAGCAATGACAGGATTTGTGCAGGCCATTAGTGTGAGTATTCAGTTATTCTCCTATATACAAATTCTTAAAGCCTGTCTTTCCAACACACAATTTGATGCAAGAAGTAAGGCTGTAAACACATGTTTAGGACAGATAATTGTATTTGTAATGTATGAAATAGTTTCTACCTTTACTGTACTTTCATATCGCTTTCAGAATATACCACCAAATGCACAACAAATATGTGGGATGCTGATTTTTACTGTTCTTCCGGTTTTTAATCCAATTATATATGGAATGAAAACAAGAGACATTAGAAATTCATTTATCATAGTGTTAAAAAGCGAAGGTG ACGGCACAGCATGCCAGTTCCTGGGGCTCGGAAATGGACTTCCCAGAGGGTTTTTGAGAGGGGTTGTCCctttctccaacctcacctgctcGGTCCAGGACTCGCTCAAAGGCTTGGAAGCACAGCCTACTGCGACGAGAGCATTAGCTCCCcttttcttcctccgaggagtTAAAGGAAGTTGTGACCTGTGCCTTTGCCAAGCTCGATATAACTTGGCAGCTAATGAGCAGAAAGTCCCTCTAtccagtaagctggatgagcgcTTTCTGACACCGGTGTCGCAACCTCCAGGTTCTTTGGCGATTCTGTTAACGAGGTGGTCAAGTGGTTTCAGGAGAGCAAAAAGCAAACAGCAGCGTTCCAGCGGTACCTCCTACACCACTCTCACGGGGCTGCTCAGCGGGTGCAGCTCCAAGCTCAACCCAGCACCTTCTATCGGGAGGCACAAAAGTGTCAAAGTCCTGGGaa GGACCTTCTCTGTTAACCCTGTAGTGATCCAGAAGTCGTCAGCGCCTACGTCAAGGCTCCTAGAGTCGCTTCAGGGCACATaa